In Pseudanabaena galeata CCNP1313, one genomic interval encodes:
- a CDS encoding type II toxin-antitoxin system RelE/ParE family toxin encodes MKVQEYIQEDGSNPYQKWFDALDAIAAAKVTVAKSRLELGNTSNIKWFDGIGEYRIDWGAGYRIYLAQDGNQLIVLFGGGTKKGQQSDIERAKELYQEYKRRKKEARQAAIKEEIDKKKKKKK; translated from the coding sequence ATGAAAGTTCAAGAATATATCCAAGAAGATGGCTCAAACCCTTATCAGAAATGGTTCGATGCTCTAGATGCGATCGCTGCGGCAAAAGTGACAGTTGCCAAATCGCGGCTAGAGCTAGGCAACACATCAAACATCAAATGGTTTGATGGAATTGGCGAATATCGAATTGATTGGGGTGCAGGATACCGAATTTATCTAGCCCAAGATGGAAATCAACTCATAGTTCTATTTGGTGGAGGCACGAAAAAAGGTCAACAATCCGATATTGAACGAGCTAAAGAACTGTATCAAGAGTATAAAAGGCGCAAAAAAGAGGCTAGACAAGCAGCTATCAAAGAAGAAATCGACAAAAAGAAGAAAAAGAAAAAATGA
- a CDS encoding helix-turn-helix domain-containing transcriptional regulator has translation MTTTPLRRDFKETVNARVQRDSAFAAALLDEAISLFLNGEPETARLILRDLVNATIGFEELAIATSKPSKSLHRMLSAKGNPTMDNLTAILKVLRKTLQVDIKVQTVTCA, from the coding sequence ATGACAACTACACCCCTAAGACGCGACTTTAAAGAAACAGTTAATGCAAGAGTCCAAAGAGATTCCGCATTTGCCGCCGCTTTACTTGACGAAGCTATTTCTCTTTTCCTCAATGGCGAACCAGAAACCGCGAGACTCATATTGAGAGATCTCGTCAATGCAACCATCGGATTTGAAGAACTAGCGATCGCCACATCTAAACCTAGTAAAAGCCTTCATAGAATGCTCTCTGCAAAAGGAAATCCCACAATGGATAATCTCACCGCTATTCTCAAAGTTTTGCGTAAAACCCTTCAAGTCGATATCAAAGTACAGACGGTTACTTGTGCTTAA
- a CDS encoding AAA family ATPase, translating into MSDLITQLCQLTVEILKANPQEDLAEFVELVKKSIDADSQLGEAIQSDRLLTQVNRDGSKGYQTLVAGGVANIGNTYLNDVQPEMLQEILQRVLENILKSQPHFKQTAPKDHNKSFYNNLGDREIDRDGNFVGREQDLEELHDLLQAQSESSPLPMVLISGMAGMGKSELARQYGKLHLDDYAGGVGIFEAAQFGESLRDFMQLRFCEDGDLRHFTKLETQVEEGWQQWQKFCGEEKIALILIDDVTEYQTQVLPYLPKSLGDVHPFRFVLTSRSLLQGKLALLEIQELKTEAALQLLTKWAEPNQQTLLDNPEIAASLCNRLGCLPLALTLVGSWLKNSQATLPIVIAELEQNGLGSEVLEPYEVAPENIDSGKNIKQGYSQDTCKTVPRSAEIFTVKCFQLSNF; encoded by the coding sequence ATGTCAGATTTAATTACGCAACTATGTCAGCTAACGGTGGAGATACTGAAAGCTAATCCTCAAGAGGATTTGGCTGAGTTTGTGGAATTGGTCAAGAAAAGCATCGATGCTGATTCACAGTTAGGTGAGGCAATACAAAGCGATCGCCTGTTAACGCAGGTCAATCGAGATGGGAGCAAGGGTTATCAAACCTTGGTTGCGGGTGGTGTTGCGAATATTGGCAATACTTACCTCAATGATGTGCAGCCAGAGATGTTGCAGGAAATCTTGCAACGAGTTTTAGAAAACATCCTGAAGTCACAGCCACATTTCAAGCAAACAGCACCAAAAGATCATAACAAGAGCTTTTATAACAATCTAGGCGATCGCGAAATTGACCGAGATGGAAACTTTGTTGGAAGGGAGCAGGATTTAGAGGAATTGCACGATTTATTGCAGGCGCAAAGCGAAAGCTCGCCTTTGCCAATGGTGTTAATTTCTGGGATGGCAGGGATGGGGAAAAGCGAACTAGCGCGGCAGTATGGCAAATTGCATTTAGATGATTATGCGGGTGGGGTGGGAATATTCGAGGCAGCGCAGTTTGGTGAATCCCTTAGAGACTTTATGCAGTTGAGATTTTGTGAAGATGGGGATTTACGGCACTTCACCAAATTAGAAACACAGGTAGAGGAAGGCTGGCAGCAGTGGCAAAAGTTTTGCGGTGAGGAGAAAATAGCGCTGATCTTGATTGATGACGTGACCGAATATCAAACACAGGTTTTGCCATACTTGCCGAAGAGTTTAGGAGATGTCCATCCGTTTCGATTTGTGCTGACCTCGCGATCGCTATTGCAGGGTAAATTAGCGTTGCTGGAAATTCAGGAATTGAAGACCGAGGCAGCGTTACAGTTATTGACCAAATGGGCAGAACCAAATCAGCAAACCTTGCTAGACAATCCTGAGATCGCCGCAAGCCTTTGCAATCGTTTAGGCTGTTTGCCATTAGCCCTAACTTTGGTCGGTAGTTGGCTCAAGAATTCCCAAGCAACTTTACCGATCGTGATCGCGGAATTGGAACAAAACGGGCTAGGAAGCGAAGTATTGGAACCCTATGAAGTAGCGCCCGAAAATATCGATTCTGGAAAGAACATTAAGCAGGGGTATAGTCAGGATACGTGTAAAACAGTGCCACGAAGCGCTGAAATCTTTACTGTGAAATGCTTTCAGCTATCAAACTTTTAA
- a CDS encoding helix-turn-helix domain-containing protein, protein MQLLDSLLAPKADESLGQYLRRLRLHRGLSQADVVELAGIHLQSLGKIERGRTLKLNHKTCSGLAYALNVPKEYLESVGRGVAVDVPSALKFCPSCWTVGMAPESMWLDLRAKFCFLCGMELRHRCVGCQEPITSLKHRFCPFCGTSYQSSSSLKV, encoded by the coding sequence ATGCAGCTTCTTGATTCTTTACTTGCGCCTAAAGCTGATGAATCACTCGGTCAATATCTTCGACGGCTCAGACTACACAGAGGTTTGAGTCAAGCCGATGTGGTCGAACTTGCGGGTATTCATTTGCAAAGCTTGGGTAAAATCGAACGAGGGAGAACGCTTAAACTCAATCACAAAACTTGTAGTGGGTTGGCTTATGCTCTTAATGTTCCGAAAGAGTATCTCGAATCGGTTGGCAGAGGTGTTGCCGTGGATGTCCCATCTGCGCTCAAGTTTTGTCCGAGTTGCTGGACTGTAGGAATGGCTCCTGAGTCGATGTGGCTGGATTTAAGAGCGAAGTTTTGTTTTCTCTGCGGGATGGAGTTACGTCATCGCTGTGTTGGCTGTCAGGAGCCGATTACTTCCCTGAAGCATCGTTTCTGCCCTTTTTGTGGGACATCTTATCAATCTTCTTCATCTTTAAAAGTTTGA
- a CDS encoding tyrosine-type recombinase/integrase has product MSLTLATVTTQFLERPGLSIATQKSYELTLIPLLQKYGRYPIEILGRAVIEEYLNGLNHLAYTTHHRHQSIVQALLNFAVEQGYIRVNPIAHLRRRKPDFSKGEHASDCVIRYLSTTQLQQMYEAITPDCRLNAVVRLLHRSGARIAELLALNLEDLDLQGQRFQVVGKGNKTRWCFYSEDAALLLEKYLKYYRHQGHPALWTAQHRLSKKVVRLSYPNIHQRWRDLTDPFPLIAGIRLHDLRHTFATERVGLIGIEELRALMGHQNIQTTLRYQKVTSEQAELAAQTALNKLLKFDDEFRAF; this is encoded by the coding sequence ATGTCGCTGACTTTAGCAACAGTTACTACTCAATTTTTAGAGCGTCCTGGACTGAGTATCGCCACCCAAAAGTCTTACGAACTGACACTGATTCCGCTACTACAAAAGTATGGACGATATCCAATTGAGATTCTGGGTCGTGCAGTAATAGAAGAGTATCTCAACGGCTTGAACCATCTAGCCTATACAACTCACCACCGACATCAATCCATCGTTCAAGCCCTCCTAAACTTTGCTGTCGAACAAGGATATATCAGAGTCAATCCAATTGCTCATTTACGACGGCGTAAGCCAGATTTTAGTAAAGGCGAACATGCCTCAGATTGCGTCATCCGCTATCTGAGTACCACCCAACTCCAGCAAATGTATGAGGCGATTACACCCGATTGTCGCCTGAATGCTGTAGTTCGACTTTTACACCGCAGTGGAGCAAGAATTGCCGAACTCTTAGCTTTAAATCTAGAAGATCTAGATCTGCAAGGGCAGAGGTTTCAGGTCGTTGGGAAAGGCAATAAGACCCGCTGGTGCTTCTACAGTGAGGATGCAGCACTATTGCTAGAGAAATACCTCAAATACTACCGACACCAAGGGCATCCAGCTCTGTGGACAGCTCAACACCGACTCAGTAAGAAAGTGGTGCGATTGAGTTATCCAAATATTCATCAGCGATGGCGAGACTTGACAGATCCTTTCCCCTTAATAGCAGGTATTCGCCTTCACGATCTGCGGCATACTTTTGCGACAGAAAGAGTCGGATTAATCGGGATTGAAGAACTAAGAGCATTGATGGGACACCAAAATATTCAGACCACTTTGCGATATCAAAAAGTTACTTCCGAGCAGGCTGAACTTGCTGCTCAAACAGCTTTAAATAAGTTACTAAAATTTGATGATGAATTTCGAGCGTTCTGA
- a CDS encoding Tn3 family transposase, translating to MTAIERTAYPRFKSLPNLKELAELYTPTESELAFARVQTASKEGRFRLLISLKAFQRLGYFPDAASIPTALIEHLRKLLNLNSSVDAIAPLRSQRRYETAIRTFLKVKIFDAGARQHIAIAIATAATTMDRNADLINVAIEELVKESYELPAFSTLDRLAGNVRSITNHRLFQQVASKLTPAEQTFLDELLLSQSVEGQVTLNLLKSPPKSVRLSHIIQLQSKFDKLMSFGNAQRLLAGIAKGKIQSFAAQAKALDISDFRDIKTNKRHALLVCLLYRAQVKTRDYLVDLFLKRMRKIHYLARQRLVELREQHLKQTEVMLGVLAEILEVSVDHPDEQTFGNQVQALLQSHGGSAELLERCQAITTYNSDNYLPLIRHFFGRYRPLLFELVRSLELQSTSQDQSLPVALAFVLKHEQRRSKYLPSDDLDLSFISERWRRLVVEQRGEEQVLSRVHLEVCIFTYLAAELKTGDISVAGSEQYADFREQLLSWEECEHDLASYGIQSGLPVTAESFVAALKQQLTEVAQTVDQICQDGSQITINEVGAPVLKRLVAEVKPSGADELEAKIWERLPERSVLDILCNVEYWLNWTRHFGLASGSEAKIDQPTERYILAVFGYGCNLGPYQTARHTRGLINGQMLSRINRLHIQTSQIEAAIRELINAYNLLPLPKCWGTGKRAAADGSKFQIHENSLMSEYHIRYGGYGGIAYHHVSDTYIALFTHFITCGVWEAVYILDGLLKNSSDIQPDTLHADTQGQSLTVFALSYLLGIKLMPRIRNWQDYTFFRPSPEAVYKYIDPLFTDVVDWKLIQTHWQDLIRVTLSIQAGKLMPSTILRRLGSNSRKNRLYQTFQALGQVVRTLFLLQYISDRALRQEITACTNIVEGYHNFLDWLFFGKQGVLTDHDPEEQEKRLKYLDLVASAVIFQNTVDISAAVRSLVEEGHKVDRELLSTLSPYLTRHLKRYGDYVVDLTTIPEPLDLAVSLPIEIAQELSQ from the coding sequence ATGACCGCAATCGAACGCACCGCCTATCCTCGTTTTAAATCTCTCCCGAATCTCAAAGAATTAGCCGAACTCTATACCCCAACTGAATCCGAGCTAGCTTTTGCTCGTGTCCAAACTGCCAGTAAAGAAGGTCGATTTCGCTTGTTGATATCTCTGAAAGCTTTTCAGCGACTAGGGTACTTTCCAGATGCGGCATCAATTCCAACCGCACTCATTGAGCATTTACGGAAGCTATTGAATTTAAACAGTTCAGTTGATGCCATTGCCCCCCTGCGGTCACAACGTCGCTATGAAACAGCGATTCGGACTTTTCTAAAAGTTAAAATCTTTGATGCTGGCGCACGTCAACATATCGCTATTGCTATCGCAACGGCGGCGACAACTATGGATCGTAACGCCGATTTAATTAATGTGGCGATTGAGGAATTGGTCAAAGAAAGCTATGAGTTACCAGCGTTTAGTACCTTAGATCGACTAGCTGGCAATGTACGTTCGATTACCAATCACAGATTATTTCAACAGGTGGCATCAAAGTTAACTCCTGCGGAGCAGACCTTTTTAGACGAGCTACTCTTATCTCAATCCGTCGAAGGTCAGGTCACGCTCAATTTACTCAAATCTCCGCCCAAGAGTGTTAGACTTTCCCACATCATTCAGTTGCAATCTAAATTTGACAAGTTAATGTCTTTTGGCAATGCCCAACGGTTGTTAGCGGGGATTGCTAAGGGTAAGATTCAATCTTTTGCAGCCCAAGCTAAAGCGCTGGACATTTCGGATTTTCGAGATATCAAAACTAATAAACGACACGCTTTACTGGTGTGTTTACTCTATCGGGCGCAAGTTAAAACCAGAGATTATTTGGTCGATCTGTTTCTCAAACGGATGCGGAAAATTCACTACCTTGCCCGCCAACGGTTGGTAGAACTCAGAGAACAACATCTCAAGCAAACTGAAGTGATGCTAGGGGTGTTAGCGGAGATTTTAGAGGTATCTGTCGATCATCCTGACGAACAAACATTCGGAAATCAAGTGCAAGCCCTACTACAGTCTCATGGTGGTTCCGCCGAGCTACTCGAACGCTGTCAGGCGATTACGACTTACAACAGCGATAATTATTTACCATTAATTCGGCATTTCTTCGGTCGTTATCGTCCGTTGCTATTTGAATTGGTCAGATCTTTGGAGCTTCAATCGACCTCTCAAGATCAATCGTTACCTGTAGCTTTGGCGTTTGTGTTGAAGCACGAACAGCGGCGCAGTAAATATTTACCCAGCGACGATCTCGATTTGAGTTTCATCAGTGAGCGGTGGCGACGATTGGTGGTAGAACAGCGTGGGGAAGAGCAAGTACTGTCGAGAGTTCATCTGGAAGTATGTATCTTCACCTATTTAGCGGCTGAGTTGAAGACAGGAGATATCTCTGTCGCTGGTTCCGAGCAATACGCCGACTTTCGCGAACAGTTACTTTCATGGGAAGAATGTGAACACGACTTGGCAAGTTATGGAATACAAAGCGGTTTACCAGTAACCGCTGAGTCCTTTGTGGCTGCTTTAAAACAGCAATTAACAGAGGTGGCACAGACAGTTGACCAGATCTGTCAAGATGGTAGTCAAATTACCATTAACGAAGTTGGAGCACCCGTCCTCAAACGTTTGGTAGCAGAAGTGAAACCGTCTGGTGCCGATGAACTCGAAGCTAAGATTTGGGAACGTTTGCCAGAGCGGAGCGTATTGGACATCCTGTGCAATGTGGAATATTGGCTCAACTGGACGCGGCATTTTGGATTAGCTTCAGGCTCTGAGGCTAAAATAGACCAACCCACTGAGCGGTATATTCTGGCTGTGTTTGGTTATGGGTGTAACCTAGGTCCCTATCAAACAGCACGTCATACACGCGGACTGATCAATGGACAGATGTTGTCGCGCATCAATCGGCTACATATTCAAACCAGCCAAATCGAAGCAGCAATACGGGAGCTGATTAATGCTTACAATTTACTCCCATTGCCCAAGTGTTGGGGAACGGGGAAACGCGCAGCCGCTGATGGAAGCAAGTTTCAGATTCATGAAAACAGTTTGATGTCAGAGTACCATATCCGCTATGGCGGTTATGGTGGGATTGCTTACCATCATGTCTCAGATACTTACATTGCGCTGTTCACCCACTTTATTACCTGTGGAGTATGGGAGGCAGTGTATATCTTGGATGGGTTACTGAAGAACAGTTCGGATATTCAACCAGATACCTTACATGCGGATACTCAAGGTCAATCATTGACTGTCTTTGCTTTGTCCTATCTATTGGGAATCAAGCTGATGCCTCGGATTCGGAACTGGCAGGATTATACGTTCTTTCGTCCGAGTCCAGAGGCTGTGTATAAATACATCGATCCGTTATTTACGGATGTGGTGGATTGGAAGTTGATTCAAACTCATTGGCAGGATTTAATTCGTGTAACTTTGTCTATTCAGGCGGGTAAGTTGATGCCTTCAACGATCTTGCGAAGATTAGGGAGTAATAGTCGCAAGAATCGCCTGTACCAGACTTTTCAAGCCTTGGGACAGGTTGTTAGAACGTTGTTTTTGCTGCAATATATTTCCGACCGCGCTTTACGTCAGGAGATTACAGCTTGCACCAATATTGTTGAAGGCTATCACAATTTTCTGGACTGGTTATTTTTTGGTAAGCAGGGGGTACTTACAGACCACGATCCTGAAGAACAAGAGAAGCGGCTCAAGTATCTCGACTTAGTTGCCAGTGCGGTGATTTTTCAGAATACTGTGGATATTTCTGCTGCGGTACGGAGTTTGGTTGAGGAGGGGCATAAGGTTGACCGCGAGTTACTCTCTACTTTGAGTCCTTATCTGACTAGACATTTAAAGCGTTATGGCGACTATGTTGTCGATCTGACGACTATTCCCGAACCGTTGGATCTGGCAGTTAGCTTGCCAATTGAGATCGCTCAAGAGCTTTCTCAGTAA
- a CDS encoding SulP family inorganic anion transporter gives MINQLQQYIPALNWLKNYQSKHLFGDITAGIIVTSLLIPQGMAYALLAGLPPQIGLYASILPAIIYPLLGTSKVLAVGPVAVDSLMVAAAIAKLSPQGSSEYLALAIALAFLVGIVEIGMGILRMGFLVNFLSRSVISGFISGAAIIIGFSQVKHLLGLKIPSTESFIELLTLILGKITEVNWVTLSLGLVSIAILLYCNQPLVKLLKQQGWNEQRILPISKSAPLLVVILGTLLVSIFRWDQGAGVKIVGMVPLGLPPLTIPSFDLQTWRSLLPAALAIALVGYMEGFSGAQALASKRREKIDPNQELIAFGAANLSAAFTGGYPVTGGVSRSVVNFAAGANTGLASMITGILVAITVMFFTSWFYFLPQTCLAATIITAVYKLIDFSTLKRMWNYDKADAIAWLVTFSAVLVLGVEKGIIFGAIVALSLHLWHTSRPHIAIVGRLGESEHFRNVLRYDVKTSPQVLAIRVDASLYFANAKYMENFLSREISDRLDVTSIVLVCSAVNLIDASALEVLESLIADLKTIGINFYFSEVKGPVMDKLLNIGFVDYVGRDHFFLSTDIAMHDLAGI, from the coding sequence ATGATTAATCAATTACAGCAATATATTCCTGCGCTCAATTGGCTCAAAAATTATCAGTCTAAACATCTATTTGGTGATATTACCGCAGGGATTATTGTCACCAGTCTCTTGATTCCGCAGGGTATGGCTTATGCCCTGCTTGCGGGACTGCCGCCTCAAATTGGACTCTATGCCAGTATTTTACCTGCGATTATCTATCCATTATTAGGGACAAGTAAGGTTTTGGCGGTGGGTCCCGTTGCTGTTGATTCTCTAATGGTGGCGGCGGCGATCGCCAAACTTTCCCCTCAAGGCAGTTCCGAATATCTAGCCCTAGCGATCGCCCTAGCCTTTTTAGTGGGAATCGTCGAAATTGGCATGGGCATTTTACGGATGGGATTTTTAGTAAATTTCTTAAGCCGTTCTGTAATTTCAGGATTTATCAGTGGCGCAGCAATCATCATTGGCTTTAGTCAGGTCAAACATTTACTGGGTTTAAAGATTCCTTCTACGGAATCATTTATCGAACTTCTCACTTTGATTTTGGGTAAAATCACCGAAGTGAATTGGGTTACGCTGAGTTTGGGACTAGTTAGCATTGCGATTCTACTTTATTGCAATCAGCCCCTAGTCAAATTATTGAAGCAACAAGGCTGGAACGAACAGAGGATTTTACCTATTTCCAAAAGTGCGCCTCTGCTAGTAGTGATTTTGGGAACTCTGCTAGTCTCGATTTTCCGATGGGATCAAGGGGCGGGAGTTAAAATTGTAGGTATGGTTCCATTGGGCTTGCCGCCCTTGACCATACCTAGCTTTGATTTGCAAACTTGGCGATCGCTTTTACCTGCGGCTTTGGCGATCGCTTTAGTTGGTTACATGGAGGGCTTCTCAGGAGCGCAAGCCCTCGCCAGCAAGCGGCGTGAAAAGATTGATCCGAATCAGGAATTGATTGCCTTTGGTGCAGCGAATCTAAGCGCCGCTTTTACGGGTGGATATCCTGTGACAGGTGGAGTCAGTCGCTCGGTGGTGAATTTCGCCGCAGGGGCAAATACGGGCTTAGCCTCAATGATTACGGGAATATTAGTCGCAATCACGGTGATGTTCTTTACATCTTGGTTCTATTTCCTGCCGCAGACCTGTCTCGCCGCGACTATCATTACCGCCGTTTATAAATTGATTGATTTTTCCACCCTGAAACGGATGTGGAACTATGACAAAGCCGATGCGATCGCTTGGCTAGTCACCTTTAGCGCTGTATTAGTTTTAGGTGTCGAAAAGGGAATTATTTTTGGCGCGATCGTCGCTTTATCTTTGCATCTATGGCATACCAGCCGCCCCCACATTGCGATCGTCGGGCGCTTAGGCGAATCTGAACATTTCCGCAATGTCCTCCGTTACGATGTCAAAACCAGTCCCCAAGTTTTAGCAATTCGCGTTGATGCCAGCCTCTACTTTGCTAATGCTAAGTATATGGAGAATTTTTTAAGCCGCGAAATTAGCGATCGCCTTGATGTGACTAGCATTGTACTAGTTTGCAGTGCCGTTAATCTTATTGATGCCAGCGCCTTAGAAGTTTTAGAAAGCCTGATTGCCGATTTAAAAACCATAGGCATTAACTTCTATTTCTCGGAAGTGAAGGGGCCAGTAATGGATAAATTGCTCAACATCGGTTTTGTAGATTATGTCGGACGCGATCACTTCTTTCTGTCCACCGATATCGCCATGCACGATTTAGCAGGCATTTAA
- a CDS encoding rhodanese-like domain-containing protein, which translates to MTTSQNLTSVSESQIKLIDVQDLKELIDRQAVELVDVREADEFASERIDGAMLVPLSKFDIQQISNSPDKQVVLYCRSGNRSHRAAEKLLDAGYAEVTHLKGGIMAWRSQGMPIKANKNAPISIMRQVQITAGSLVFLGTILSATVSPWFMLLTGFVGAGLMFAGISNTCAMARLLSMLPYNKQR; encoded by the coding sequence ATGACAACCTCACAAAATCTCACCTCTGTATCTGAATCGCAAATCAAATTAATTGATGTCCAAGATCTTAAAGAATTAATCGATCGCCAAGCCGTAGAATTGGTGGATGTGCGCGAGGCGGATGAGTTCGCTAGCGAGAGAATTGATGGCGCAATGTTGGTTCCATTATCCAAGTTTGATATTCAGCAAATCTCCAATAGTCCAGATAAGCAAGTAGTTCTCTATTGTCGTTCTGGCAATCGTTCCCATCGTGCCGCCGAAAAATTGCTAGATGCAGGATATGCAGAAGTGACACACCTCAAGGGTGGGATCATGGCATGGCGATCGCAGGGTATGCCGATCAAGGCAAATAAGAATGCCCCCATCAGCATCATGCGCCAAGTCCAAATCACGGCAGGTTCCCTTGTTTTCTTAGGCACAATTTTAAGTGCGACGGTTTCTCCTTGGTTCATGCTCTTAACAGGATTTGTCGGTGCGGGTCTGATGTTCGCAGGAATCTCTAACACCTGTGCGATGGCAAGGTTATTGTCAATGCTGCCCTACAACAAGCAAAGATAG